ggccctccaagcctgtaccggtcatgataccaaccttggccaaaaccctcagcatttcctaggACGTATAAGCAAATCGCATAATGGATATTGGACACACATTAATCAGCCTCCCTCTTTTACAGGTTCTTATTTGGAGAGAGACCTTATTGGTGGGTCCATGAGACTCAGTTTTACGCTAATTCCTCTCTTCCCTTGGTGCAGCAGTTTCCCATCACCTGTGAAACAGGACCAGGTACGAGCAATTCATTGCACTAAAAAGAAGACAGCAAGCACTGATGCTGCAAAATCTTGATCATTTGTACTTTTCAATGTTTAATTCCCTTGTCCAATGCTACTGTGATTGAAGTAGATCATACATCAAAATGCAGACATGAtagaccaaatagcctccttctgcgctgtaatgaTTCTTGATATTAGCAACTAAAGTAAAATTTCAGAAAGAAGAGATATCCCATCAAACCTTGCACTCACCCGGACAGATGCAAgattgccaaatttcaaagggagcaacaatgaAAAATCagagctgattggttggcaagtcaagctgttgccatggagaatgcaccaggaaaCCATTATCCGCCATGCCTTTGTATCTCGCCAGCTGGGCGAGATCTAAAtcaggatatttaaatgagccattagactcATTAAAATATGCTTGTGTCAGATTCTCCCGGCGCCCAGGAATTAACGGCCTCATCAGCGAGGTTGCGACTggatgccgtttagtactggtccagccAAACATAGACCAGATGTAACAGcagctgggtggtgggggggtctcccaggccattagacacccccagtggttggggacagggcacggTGGAACCCTGGCACTCGCATTGgcacagggtgcccaggtggcactgccaggctgggatCTGTGAGTGATCATCCTGCACTGGTGAACTCCGCtttccagtgcaggaaatggttaaagtgtggccttggcggagaccaaaaaaaacaacaaagtgccgttgaataatgGGGTCTTTCTCGATGCTGCAGCTAAACCCACGCCCGAAACCGGATTCTGAAATGTTGTcactgaatcgtgcccatagtcTCTTCCATCTTCCTGATATTTAGTTGGAGgcaatttctgttcatccagtacTGGGTGTCTGATAAGGAATCTGACAATTTAGAGAAAGTGGAGGAGTTAAGAGGAGGATGAGGTACGGCTGGGTGTTGTCAGGGTAGATGAGTAAACTAACACTGTTTTGGGATTTTGTCATGGAGGGGCAGATAGGAGGGGGCCAAGGAGTGATCTGCAGGAGTAGGAAAAGAAGTGTTAAAAAGCATTGCCAAGAATTGCTTAAATATTCAGCAAAGGAAAACACCATTTTATAATTGAGCCTCTGTATGATGTGTTTGACAGGAAGTCCATCTGGTCATGCAATGGGTTCAGCTGGTGTCTGGTATGTGATGGTCACGGCACTCCTAACCTTTGGATTACAAAAGAAGCAGCCCGGCTTCCAAAAATGGTAAGATttcaataaataatttttttttaaaaataatttttattaagattttcacaaaatataaacaacaaagcaatattaacaaaacaaccatggtaaaaacccaagaacaacacccacccaactacaaaagcaactataaaaacaaaaaaaaagcaaacaacaaaaaggaaacagataacacccgccacatccaacaaacccatgtacacagaaccctcccaccgaaccaaacccccccccccccccccccccccccccggttgctgctgctgccggcctaatTCCCTACCGTTCAAGATTTCAATAAATCATACAATTATGTGCATAGATATTTACCGTCTGCTTCTGTACATGGTGTTTGTCTGGATCGACATGGGTTAGTCATAGACTCATGGAGTCATGGAGTTTTATCGTGCACATAAAATGCCGTTCTCTCTGTGAGGTGTGGATGCAGTTCAATATGTATGCAATTCTGTATGTCAGTACTGTTGGTGTGTTTGTGTAAAGATAGATCATGTTTAAACTCAACACTTCCACATTTATCACGCTGTGTCTAGTCTTGAGAACTTTTTATGTACAAGTAGATTTAGTAAATGTCCTGTGGGTTGATTTGAATTCCCACAAATGCTATTTATCATTTGGGATCTTGTACCATGTGAACACtatataagtttttaaaaatatatttttattctccacctTTTTCACATTATCACCCAACAATCaataacaaatgcaatgtcagtccccatatcaataacaacgatccaatCCTCTCACTAatcccccaaacatcagcctgcACGTAACGTTAAcatatgacaaaaaggaatcatgaATCACCCATATGTGTACATGATAATGTCCATTCTGACCTTCCCAGATTTGGGGCGAGAGCTTATTCTCAGTCAGTTACTAAACCAATCCATATTGATATAACTTTATATTTGTGTGGCTTGTAATAAGTAACCGTTgaactttttttaaagaaatgattAGTACTGAGAAGTTACCTTGCTAATTTTTGTCTTTTCATTTTATTGATGAACCTCTTTTACTGAGGGGCTGCCCAGGGCAGTTATAAAGTTGATTTATGTGGTGGTAATCTAGATGCAGAAAATGTAGGGTATGATCTGAAACTATAGCTTTTCCAATACaatctgtggtgaatcacattccgcgtaattcacactgttgttatatAATGTGCTGTTTCCATGTTAGCTCAGTGtacgagcagttgcgtggctctgcccatagggggtgatgaggagattgtactgggctccacccttggctccgcccatggctcctcccactaaccggaagtataaagctttgcagttgtgagcctgcctgccagttcatcacgtcgcaggcaggctctgttgtaagactattaaagccactgttcacttccaaccacgtgtctagtgaattgatggtcacatcacaatcTACCTAGTTTACTCGATACTACAAATAAATATGGATGCATAGTGGTTGGTTGGCTGCATGATGCTGTAATCCCTGGTGACGTTTCATTATAATGGACTCATTCTTTGATTAACTGTACAATAATTAGCGTTCCCTTTTCCAGGTGTCTCCATGTATTGTTTTGGACAATGTTTTGGGTGATTCAAGCCTGTGTCTGTACATCCAGAGTCTTCCTTGCTGCTCACTTCCCACATCAGGTCTTCTTGGGGGTTATATCAGGTCAGGATTCTTTCTTTCAATTGAAAATATAACAGTACGACTCTATTAATTGTGCATACATTTAACTTGCATTGTTTTGAACTTCTGCTCCTGTTTGTGATATCCTCCATAATTGAGTTCTCAAGGGACTAAAACACAACTGATTCAATAGCTGTTTGGCTGCAGTGTCTAAAACTGACTCTTTCTGCTGAGGATGACTATATTTGACTGTGGAGCCAATGGAACTGAATATTAGGTGCTGCGTTTACTGGACGACTAATCTGAAGTTGCCCATTTGACGCCACCACTTGAGACAAATTTTCATCCCCACGTCCCCCAAATGCTTGAAATTAAAAATGATGAGCATTTATATTTCAGATACAGTGCACTAAATCCTCATAAAATGACTGCTATTGACAGATATTTATATTGTACATATATATATCTTCTATCAGTGAAATTACATTTTCGCTTAATattaattgtaattttttttccatAGGTTTGGTTGTGGCCGAAGTATTTGGTCGAATTAATGCAATCTACAATGTAACCTTCAAGCAGTATCTGAAGATCACTCTCTTCCTCTTTTCCTTCGCTCTGGGCTTTTACCTGCTGTTGAAGGTACTGGGAGTGGATCTGCTGTGGTCTGTGGAGAAAGCCAAGAGATGGTGCGCCCGGGCAGAGTGGGTCCACATCGACAGCACTCCCTTCGCTAGTCTGGTCAGGAACATGGGAGCCTTGTTTGGATTAGGATTAGCCCTCAACTCCCCCATTTATGTGGAAAGCTGCAAAGGAAAGAGAAGCCAGCAGTTCAGCTTCAGACTAAGTTGCATCGTCGCGTCCCTGATCATCCTGCACCTGTTTGACTCGGTGAAGCCCCCGACACAGAGAGAATTCCTGTTTTACTTACTGTCTTTCTGTAAGAGTGCCGCCGTGCCTCTGGCAGCTGTGGCATTTGTTCCGTACTGTGTGTCACAAGTTGTAAACCAGGAGGAAAAGAAGCTTCGATAGACTCCTGCAGATCTGAAACTTGCAGACCTTCCCAGCACTGTTGAATGTTTAAAAGGAAAACACAGGGACTCCACAGCTCTTCCAGCATTTGAAAAGGAAGAGAAACAAAGGATGCGAGGGACAGAGTGATAACGCAAGCAAGGGAGAGCATCCATTTATCAGAATGTTAACTTATCAAATCTCTTTCCAGATGCTGATGAGCCATCTGGTTTTCCTGCTTATTTTGtcaatgtttttatttcaaattttagCGACATTTGTACTTTTTCTTCATTTGTTTCTAGATGTTTGCTTTGAATTGCATTTCATCCTTCGTGTGCAAAAAGATACAAAATATGCAGGGATGttttgaatttctgaatgtggaagTACCAGTTGATTACCTCGCTCCTTAATGTGGTGAAGCAAAACGGCTGGCCTACTTCAGAACAATAGATAGTTTGGGGACAGCTCTGGGTCACCCTGTGAGCCAGCTATGCTCTGAAAACAGCAACCTGAAAAGGTGACGAAACAGTATTAACGATGGTGCTTTCagtcatttgtttttatttttattttttaaaaataaatttagaatacccaattcattttatccaattaagggacaatttagtgtggccaattcaccctgccctgcacatcttctgggttgtgggggcgaaacacacgcacacatggggagaatgtgcaacctccacacggacagtgacccagagcctggattgatcggacctgggacctcggcgccgtgaggcagcagtgctaactattgcgccaccattctgccctGGTGCTTTCAGTAATAGTATAGTGTCTCAAGTACGCACTTCACGATGTTATTGGGCAGTTCAACTGAATGGATTATCAGAAAGTAACCAAAGGATAAATTAAAAGGGGTCGCTCCTAGTAGAAGCACAGCCCgaatataacaaaagagaaatggaaacttaaaaacatcaaatcaaTGTGTGCAAAGAAGCGTCGATAAaagaatccaacccctgcggtacccaccgagcacggaaggcTAGGTGCTCACTTCATTCAGCTGAATGGGATCAATGGGGAAGTCTGGCACTCCATTGGCCTTGCTATGGAGCTGGCACCAGTAACTGGCCCAGCAGCAAAGAAAGGTGTGAGAGTCTGGCACTCTCTCAGCCTGGCCTCACTGAGCAGAGGAAGAGCAGCCTGGAGTTGACCAAGAGACgacagaatagaacatagaacatagaacagtacagcacagaacaggcccttcagccctcgatgttgtgccaagccatgatcaccctactcaaacccacgtatccaccctatacccgtaacccaacagacccccccttaaccttactttttaggacactacaggcaatttagcatggccaatccacctaactcgcacatctttggactgtaggaggaaaccggagcacccggaggaaacccacgcacacacggggaggacgtgcagactccgtacagacagtgacccagccgggaatcgaacctgggaccctggagctgtgaagcatttatgctaaccaccatgctaccgtgctgcccgaatagtACATGGGGAATCAAATTTAAAAAACAGAGAACTCTAAACTTTGGGTACAATTGTCAACATTTAGGGTTGGGAGCAGGCTTTCTGTCATGTAACATCAAAGTATGTTTCCTGTTATTTTCTTATGATGCACATTCATGCTGTTGAACAATCTTCTTTTAACATTGTTTAACGGGgtgtaggcatcgctggctagtccagcatttgttggccatttctaattgcccttgagaaggtggctgggagtcgccttcttgaaccactgcagccaatgcagcgtaggtacacccaccgtgctgctagggaggggtttccaggattttgacccaatgacagtgaaggaacagtgatattttccgaagtcaggatggtgtgttgcttggaggggaacttgtagatgctggtgttcccatgcccctgctgccctcacccttctagatggcagaggtcaggtgtttggaacgtgctgtcaaaggagtcttgagttactacagtgcatcttgtagatggtacacactgctgccattgtacatcagtggtggagggaatgaatatttatggtggtggatggagtcctaaccaagtggactgctttgaccTTTATATCTCTCAATAGTCTACTGTTTTTTCATGCTGATGTGCATTGCCTGACCGCTGTGCCTGGGCAAGAATGGCTTTTTAAGGCTGCAAATGTAATTGCAGCTTCTTCAATGCCATTTCATAACTGGATGTCTAAATGCTGTTCCACCAGGGTAATGATAACGTTAGTGTTCCATCACACAATGTTCCCTGCCGCAATGCGGCCAGCACTGCGCCCAAGAAAAACAAACAACTGAGACTCAAAATCAAATCTTCCATTTATTCCTTTTGTAAAATAGGAAGTCCTCAAACACTTGAAACTGTTATGTTGTAATAATAATTTCAAATGACATGTGCATTCCTTTAATTCTAATAAAGTGACATGATGTTATTTGCATTTATACCTGATGTCAGCTACCCTTGCCAGACTCACTACATCTAGTAACACCCAGGTAACAGTTGGAAGTAGTAAACAAAAGCATTAAAAGTTTCAAACTCCAGAAATTATTTATCTGTAATCAgtccctttatttttaaattcaacaAATGAATTGCATATTTAATCCTACTTTAAGGGGGAGGTAACTACAACTTCATCTTTGTATGATGAATGTTTCTAGCACCACCTGAATGTTAAAGTCCCTTTCAGGAACTTCAGATGTAACATAGAATGTCAAAATTTGCGACTGGAGGTTGCTTAGTAACATCTCAGTTAGGTTGgtgaaatcactattaaattaGGTTATGACATCAAGTCATGGATTGATCTTGGTTAAGATGAACTCCAGGATTTACACCAATATCTAGGCTTATTATATGAAACacaaagtcatagaatccctacagtgcagaaggaggccatccggcccatcgagtctgcaccaacccttcgaaagatcaTCCTACTTAGACctaatccccaccctattcctgcaactccaGTCTAAGATTAGCCTAATTTAGTAttgcccctaacctgcacatctttagactatgggaggaaactggagcacccggaggaaatccacccagacatggggagagtatacaaacgccacacagacagttacccgaggtcggaatcgaaccccgtcgttgtgaggcagtagtgctaaccactgtgccacccataaagtCCTTGGAG
The DNA window shown above is from Scyliorhinus canicula chromosome 19, sScyCan1.1, whole genome shotgun sequence and carries:
- the LOC119954323 gene encoding glucose-6-phosphatase-like; this encodes MDLLHSSGVELVQYLQVNYQDAQSWFTFISFAADLRNTFFVFFPIWFHLCEAVGIKLLWVAVIGDWLNLIFKWFLFGERPYWWVHETQFYANSSLPLVQQFPITCETGPGSPSGHAMGSAGVWYVMVTALLTFGLQKKQPGFQKWCLHVLFWTMFWVIQACVCTSRVFLAAHFPHQVFLGVISGLVVAEVFGRINAIYNVTFKQYLKITLFLFSFALGFYLLLKVLGVDLLWSVEKAKRWCARAEWVHIDSTPFASLVRNMGALFGLGLALNSPIYVESCKGKRSQQFSFRLSCIVASLIILHLFDSVKPPTQREFLFYLLSFCKSAAVPLAAVAFVPYCVSQVVNQEEKKLR